A DNA window from Leptospira langatensis contains the following coding sequences:
- a CDS encoding DUF1574 family protein → MNHDVSGKNYRKRKFFAFFIPVLILISFLIIDKIFLISSVQEKLAANLPYTGSFTSLIKNEDLDELNYVKSKKVFLAAGTSRSIYFNGYPNIGFTRKDPFLTPQISKSLEEWEGVSIGMAGASMRLIYVRLLQALERGWKPDFAFVEVSMMSFNNDRKYKNFLKQNIIPVNFALLHWRQLGLKTVWEIVFPNFFLSYKYQFSPNNFLRLLQGEDRKWESIVAGMTESGIFDATKHALTKKDRPRLETFTIEDYFNPGPELGNIYREKFEAGLLVLKSEQTGNSYKADPEELEYLTKTILLLKEKGIPTIYWRPRVHTLLNEYERSESNQKEFESKVINTIRSYGEKYVDANDLPMKCNYFRDVGHFSPRCFTELSSFLLPIR, encoded by the coding sequence GTGAATCATGATGTATCCGGAAAGAACTATCGAAAGCGAAAGTTTTTTGCATTTTTTATCCCAGTTTTAATTCTAATTTCCTTTCTCATAATTGATAAGATCTTCTTGATCAGCTCCGTGCAAGAGAAGCTTGCCGCCAATCTTCCATATACCGGTTCATTCACGTCTCTCATAAAGAATGAAGATCTAGATGAATTGAACTATGTTAAATCCAAGAAAGTATTTCTTGCCGCCGGAACCTCCCGAAGTATTTACTTTAATGGATATCCAAATATCGGTTTTACCCGAAAAGACCCATTTCTAACTCCGCAAATATCGAAATCGTTAGAAGAATGGGAAGGAGTAAGCATAGGCATGGCAGGCGCAAGCATGCGTCTTATTTACGTCCGCCTATTACAAGCATTAGAGCGAGGGTGGAAGCCGGATTTCGCATTCGTTGAAGTTTCGATGATGAGCTTTAACAACGATAGAAAATATAAGAATTTTCTTAAGCAGAATATCATCCCCGTAAATTTCGCCTTGTTGCATTGGAGACAACTAGGACTGAAAACCGTTTGGGAAATCGTCTTTCCAAATTTCTTTTTGTCTTACAAATATCAATTTTCTCCGAATAATTTCCTCAGACTTCTCCAAGGAGAAGATCGGAAATGGGAATCAATCGTTGCAGGCATGACTGAAAGTGGTATCTTCGACGCTACAAAACACGCATTGACCAAAAAGGACCGGCCTCGCCTAGAAACGTTTACTATCGAAGATTATTTTAATCCAGGTCCTGAGCTGGGCAATATCTATAGGGAAAAATTCGAAGCCGGTCTCCTTGTCTTAAAAAGTGAACAAACCGGGAATTCGTATAAAGCTGATCCTGAAGAATTAGAGTATTTGACCAAAACAATCTTGCTATTGAAAGAAAAAGGCATCCCTACAATTTATTGGAGACCGCGAGTTCATACCCTTTTGAACGAGTACGAGCGATCCGAATCTAATCAAAAAGAGTTTGAATCGAAAGTCATAAATACGATTCGCAGTTACGGAGAAAAATACGTGGATGCAAACGATCTTCCGATGAAATGCAATTATTTTCGGGATGTAGGTCATTTTTCTCCGAGATGCTTTACAGAACTTTCTTCCTTTCTTCTGCCTATTCGCTAA
- a CDS encoding LIC12806 family lipoprotein, translating to MKRLLLLVPFLILDCGFKPVPPPAGKFCEPMLKETQCITLDFRKGKAYLAEKEYPMKSTSILNYSYTVDGVTYELEVLNENRVKIVGTNGFNKTLLKLKDKDERKKEWAKLWEAVKGVF from the coding sequence ATGAAACGACTCCTTCTTCTTGTCCCATTTCTGATCCTGGATTGCGGGTTCAAACCGGTCCCCCCACCTGCAGGCAAATTCTGCGAGCCTATGCTGAAAGAAACCCAATGCATCACCCTGGATTTCAGAAAGGGAAAGGCATATCTCGCGGAGAAAGAATATCCGATGAAGTCCACTAGTATATTAAATTATTCGTATACTGTAGACGGAGTGACCTACGAGCTCGAAGTTCTGAACGAGAACCGGGTCAAGATCGTAGGCACGAACGGGTTCAACAAGACTTTGTTGAAGTTGAAAGACAAGGATGAGAGAAAGAAGGAGTGGGCGAAGTTGTGGGAGGCAGTGAAGGGAGTGTTTTGA
- the carB gene encoding carbamoyl-phosphate synthase large subunit: protein MPKREEIRSVLILGSGPIVIGQACEFDYSGTQATKALREKGIRVILLNSNPATIMTDPDLADATYVEPLTVAVVQKILEKEKPDAILPTVGGQTALNLALACHNAGILEKYNVELIGAKIDAIKKAEDRELFKKAMQKIGVNVPNSGLANNIKEAFEIKARIGLPLIVRPAFTLGGTGGGIAFDEETFEEVVSKGLKASPISQVLLEQSVLGWKEFELEVMRDLADNVVIICSIENIDPMGVHTGDSITVAPQQTLSDKEYQNLRDMSIKIIREIGVETGGSNIQFAVNPADGDVIVIEMNPRVSRSSALASKATGFPIAKIAALLSIGYTLDEIKNDITRVTPASFEPSIDYVVTKIPRFAFEKFPGTDDTLGVQMKAVGEAMAIGRTFKESFQKAMRSLEIDRFGFGSDGNFAELVEFHSLSAPQRSERIDAFLRRPNDKRIFYVKKALEEGYSVEKIHDLCKIDPWFLYQFEDLQKLEKEFLEKGDSILPKLKRAGFANRQLAFLAKKQEIEKILSSTHTPDKKKAEIGSILKKEELRLEGVLQSSHIAPVYKRIDTCAGEFEAYTPYFYSSYDEEDETNVTSAKSVIILGGGPNRIGQGIEFDYCCCHASFALQDLKVESIMVNSNPETVSTDYDTSDRLYFEPLTLEDVLQIYKKEKPSGVIIQFGGQTPLKLAKDLESRGVPILGTSPDSIDRAEDRKRFAEVLEKLKLISPKNGIATSMEEARKIAQAITYPVLVRPSYVLGGRAMLIISEEKELDKYMEKAEEISEDRPLLVDSFLEDAIEVDVDALCDGKDVFIAGIMEHIEEAGIHSGDSACVLPPQSLSKNVLAEIRRATRELALELQVKGLINIQYAVKDEVVYVIEVNPRASRTVPFVSKALGHPIVKYATRIMMGETLKDLPLPKEMEFPTVNVKEAVLPFNKFPGVDTILGPEMRSTGEVMGIADTAGEAFLKSQYMAGEELPSQGTVFVSVNDKDKKELLKYIKDLSNLGFNLIATEGTHKFLSDSGILSSKINKVYDNQFPTALDYIRENKIHLILNTPLSRVTRDDSFAIRQAAIRYKIPCLTTASAAKALIKGLVEMTDKGFTIRSLQEIHRSK from the coding sequence ATGCCCAAGAGGGAAGAAATCCGCTCCGTTCTCATCCTAGGATCCGGGCCGATCGTTATCGGTCAAGCCTGCGAATTTGACTATTCCGGAACCCAGGCCACCAAGGCTCTGAGAGAAAAAGGAATTCGAGTCATCCTTCTGAATTCAAATCCCGCGACCATCATGACGGATCCGGACCTTGCGGATGCCACTTACGTGGAACCGCTCACTGTGGCAGTCGTCCAAAAGATCCTGGAAAAGGAAAAACCGGACGCCATCCTTCCTACTGTGGGAGGACAAACCGCACTCAATCTAGCACTTGCCTGTCACAATGCAGGTATTTTAGAAAAATATAATGTTGAGCTGATCGGGGCAAAGATCGACGCGATCAAAAAAGCCGAGGACAGAGAGCTCTTCAAGAAAGCGATGCAGAAGATCGGGGTCAATGTGCCGAACTCCGGACTCGCTAATAATATCAAGGAAGCATTTGAGATCAAGGCAAGGATCGGCCTTCCTCTTATCGTAAGACCTGCTTTTACTCTGGGAGGGACCGGCGGAGGGATTGCCTTCGACGAGGAAACCTTCGAAGAAGTGGTGAGTAAGGGGCTCAAAGCCTCTCCGATCAGCCAAGTGCTTCTGGAGCAATCCGTACTCGGATGGAAAGAATTCGAGTTAGAGGTCATGAGGGACCTGGCTGACAACGTAGTCATTATATGTTCCATCGAGAATATAGATCCGATGGGAGTACATACGGGAGATTCCATCACTGTCGCTCCCCAGCAGACACTTTCCGATAAGGAATACCAAAATCTCAGGGACATGTCCATCAAGATCATCCGTGAGATCGGAGTGGAGACAGGCGGTTCGAATATCCAATTCGCGGTGAATCCTGCCGACGGAGATGTGATCGTGATCGAGATGAACCCTAGGGTTTCTCGTTCTTCCGCGCTTGCTTCCAAGGCAACCGGATTCCCGATCGCAAAGATTGCAGCTCTTCTCTCCATCGGGTATACCTTGGACGAGATCAAGAACGATATCACAAGAGTCACTCCTGCATCCTTCGAGCCTTCTATCGATTATGTAGTGACCAAGATCCCAAGATTCGCATTCGAAAAATTCCCAGGCACAGACGATACCCTCGGCGTACAGATGAAGGCAGTCGGAGAGGCCATGGCGATCGGCAGGACCTTCAAGGAAAGCTTCCAAAAGGCAATGCGTTCCTTGGAGATCGATCGATTCGGTTTTGGATCCGACGGGAATTTCGCGGAACTCGTAGAATTCCATTCTCTTTCCGCTCCGCAAAGATCCGAAAGAATAGACGCATTCTTACGTAGACCGAACGACAAGAGGATCTTCTATGTAAAGAAAGCCTTAGAAGAAGGCTACAGCGTGGAGAAGATCCACGATCTTTGCAAGATAGATCCTTGGTTCTTATACCAATTCGAAGACCTGCAAAAACTAGAAAAAGAGTTTTTGGAAAAAGGGGATTCTATCCTGCCGAAACTCAAGAGAGCGGGATTTGCGAATCGCCAGTTGGCCTTCCTCGCTAAGAAACAAGAGATCGAAAAGATCCTATCTTCTACCCATACTCCGGACAAGAAGAAGGCGGAGATTGGCTCCATCCTTAAGAAGGAAGAGCTTCGATTAGAAGGTGTATTACAATCTTCTCATATAGCTCCCGTATACAAGAGGATCGATACCTGCGCCGGAGAATTTGAGGCATATACCCCGTATTTCTATTCTTCCTATGACGAAGAGGACGAGACAAACGTCACTTCTGCCAAGTCTGTAATTATTTTGGGCGGCGGGCCGAACCGGATCGGACAAGGGATCGAGTTCGATTATTGCTGTTGCCATGCTTCCTTTGCTCTCCAGGATCTGAAAGTAGAATCCATTATGGTGAATTCCAATCCGGAGACAGTCTCTACGGACTACGATACTTCCGATCGACTCTATTTCGAGCCTCTGACCCTAGAGGATGTACTTCAGATCTACAAAAAGGAAAAGCCTTCCGGAGTCATTATCCAATTCGGAGGACAAACCCCTCTCAAGCTCGCTAAGGACCTGGAGAGCAGGGGAGTTCCCATCCTCGGAACGAGCCCGGACTCCATCGATAGAGCCGAAGACAGAAAGCGTTTCGCAGAAGTATTAGAAAAACTGAAATTAATCTCTCCTAAGAACGGGATCGCAACTTCCATGGAAGAGGCGCGCAAGATCGCACAGGCGATCACCTATCCAGTGCTCGTTCGTCCAAGCTACGTCTTGGGCGGAAGGGCCATGCTCATTATCAGCGAAGAGAAAGAGCTGGATAAATACATGGAAAAAGCGGAAGAGATCTCCGAAGACAGGCCTCTACTCGTGGATTCCTTCTTAGAAGACGCGATCGAAGTGGATGTGGACGCTCTTTGCGACGGCAAGGACGTGTTTATCGCCGGGATCATGGAACATATCGAAGAAGCTGGGATCCATTCCGGTGACTCTGCTTGTGTTCTTCCTCCTCAGTCCCTATCCAAGAATGTGCTCGCAGAGATCCGAAGAGCCACAAGAGAGCTTGCCTTAGAACTTCAGGTCAAAGGACTGATCAATATACAATACGCGGTCAAGGACGAGGTCGTCTATGTGATCGAGGTAAACCCTCGCGCCTCTAGGACCGTACCTTTCGTATCCAAGGCTTTAGGACATCCTATCGTGAAATATGCGACCCGCATCATGATGGGAGAGACACTGAAGGATCTTCCACTTCCTAAAGAGATGGAATTCCCTACGGTCAACGTAAAAGAAGCAGTATTACCTTTTAATAAATTTCCAGGAGTGGATACCATCCTCGGTCCGGAAATGAGATCCACCGGAGAGGTCATGGGGATCGCCGACACCGCAGGTGAGGCCTTCTTAAAATCCCAGTACATGGCTGGAGAGGAGCTACCTTCTCAGGGAACCGTATTCGTTTCCGTGAATGATAAGGACAAGAAAGAGCTTTTGAAGTATATCAAGGATCTTTCCAACCTAGGTTTCAATCTGATCGCCACCGAAGGGACCCATAAATTCCTTTCGGATAGCGGGATCCTTTCCTCCAAGATCAATAAGGTCTATGATAACCAATTCCCGACCGCTCTCGACTATATCAGAGAGAACAAGATCCATCTGATACTGAATACACCACTCAGCAGAGTGACCCGGGACGATAGTTTTGCGATCCGCCAGGCCGCAATCCGTTACAAGATCCCTTGTTTGACCACTGCAAGTGCGGCGAAGGCGCTTATCAAGGGCCTCGTAGAGATGACGGACAAGGGGTTTACCATCCGTTCTCTCCAAGAGATCCATCGCTCTAAATAA
- a CDS encoding sulfatase family protein → MSAFWSKSKGSFFTQFHSGNPWLHAGIFVFVLSLLCLLTNTSFHVMGVDISEFASLFYGLAPLLLRDLGGVLLSAYSFFLAALILFLGPEFMDWKKGERISPLRIYSILFSVLFLLFCHSVSKYPQVYGEFFYYRHTWALGFLYFITDHFPPWVFSSLLGIFLGLQVGRSFFSLWQTKQYRSLIEYLVFIILFYLFHLSGLFLGIFALCFLYSKDFLLITPAIVSKDPSAIGETGSWKLTGVFRSKKDLALASALLFAFGISIFVHHDFQKGPSSPQFPIAKKSKEFNVLILAADSIREDKLGFIQGNKDLTPNIDALAKDSVVFLDHHTTIPRTFPAWADLLTGRYSFEHGIQDMFPDREDRSKLGVSIPTLPSFLSETHRTAVVSSFAGDIFPRANWGFQEIHAPNFSAETLTQQRTIESQVFFLPVLTGSFFGGGEYLSSIRSLPTLGDDSRILSDLDPIFDRKGKPFFAVYFSSVTHFPYSPPYPFYKDGTDPNYYGPSKYFRFVDPSNSEKPDAREQEQIRKIYQASLKSFDHAVGEIIARLKERDLYDKTLILLTSDHGESLFEEDHSHGHGEHLRGEGVTKVPLLLKYPKSFSGQKAGNFKGITSSLDVFPTVLSVLETDSKPDLGGKDLSHLPTGGDWAEDRTVYSETGIWFSDRGDHFFQKDRIRYPNILELHTIDPEDGNSVTVSDSYAKETVLFSKHRMIQDRSRKLIYVPGPEGVKYLCYDRKKDPWNTHPLPNGACADLKSRLEILLLNSGKWKKAGEYFLPKTGS, encoded by the coding sequence ATGTCCGCATTCTGGTCTAAATCCAAAGGATCTTTCTTCACTCAGTTTCATTCCGGTAATCCTTGGCTTCACGCAGGGATCTTCGTATTCGTTCTCTCTCTTCTATGTTTACTCACGAATACTTCCTTTCATGTGATGGGAGTGGATATCAGTGAGTTCGCTTCTTTGTTCTATGGACTAGCCCCTCTTCTTTTGCGAGACTTAGGAGGAGTTCTTCTTTCTGCATATTCATTCTTTCTCGCGGCCCTGATCTTATTTTTAGGTCCAGAGTTTATGGATTGGAAGAAGGGGGAGCGGATCTCACCTCTGCGCATCTATTCCATTCTGTTTTCTGTCTTATTCCTATTATTCTGCCATTCCGTTTCCAAATATCCGCAAGTGTACGGAGAGTTTTTCTATTATAGGCACACTTGGGCTCTCGGGTTTCTGTATTTCATCACGGATCATTTTCCTCCTTGGGTATTTTCTTCCCTGCTCGGGATCTTTCTGGGCTTACAAGTCGGCAGGAGTTTCTTCTCTCTTTGGCAAACGAAACAGTATCGTTCCCTGATAGAATATCTAGTATTTATAATACTCTTCTACTTGTTCCATCTCAGCGGTTTGTTCTTGGGGATTTTTGCTCTTTGCTTTTTGTATAGTAAGGATTTTTTACTGATCACTCCTGCAATTGTGAGTAAGGATCCTTCGGCGATCGGGGAAACAGGATCTTGGAAACTTACTGGCGTATTCCGATCTAAAAAGGATCTCGCCCTTGCTTCCGCGCTTCTCTTCGCATTCGGTATTTCTATATTCGTACATCATGATTTTCAAAAGGGACCTTCTTCTCCGCAATTTCCGATCGCAAAGAAGTCTAAAGAATTCAATGTTCTCATTCTCGCCGCGGATAGTATCCGAGAGGACAAACTCGGCTTTATCCAAGGAAATAAGGATCTCACTCCGAATATAGATGCACTTGCCAAAGATTCAGTTGTGTTTCTGGATCACCATACTACCATTCCTCGGACCTTTCCCGCTTGGGCAGATCTATTGACGGGAAGATATTCTTTTGAGCATGGCATCCAAGATATGTTCCCTGATAGAGAGGATAGGTCCAAGCTTGGAGTTTCCATTCCTACTCTTCCTTCCTTTCTGTCGGAGACTCATAGAACTGCAGTGGTCTCTTCTTTTGCGGGAGATATTTTCCCGAGAGCCAACTGGGGTTTCCAAGAAATACACGCGCCGAATTTCAGTGCGGAGACTCTCACCCAACAGAGAACGATAGAGTCTCAGGTATTCTTTCTTCCCGTGTTGACCGGTTCTTTTTTTGGAGGAGGGGAATATCTTTCTTCTATCCGTTCCTTACCTACGTTAGGAGACGATTCTCGTATCCTTTCCGATCTGGATCCGATCTTCGATCGAAAAGGAAAGCCTTTCTTTGCAGTTTACTTTTCCTCCGTGACCCATTTCCCATACAGTCCTCCGTATCCCTTCTATAAGGACGGGACGGATCCGAACTACTACGGTCCTTCCAAATACTTTCGATTCGTAGATCCAAGCAATTCCGAGAAGCCAGACGCAAGAGAGCAGGAACAGATCCGTAAGATATACCAAGCCTCTCTGAAGTCCTTCGATCATGCTGTGGGCGAGATCATCGCTCGTTTGAAAGAAAGGGATCTATATGATAAAACTTTAATACTTCTCACTTCCGACCATGGGGAGTCCCTGTTTGAAGAGGACCATTCTCATGGGCATGGGGAACATCTCCGGGGAGAAGGGGTTACCAAGGTCCCTCTCCTCCTCAAGTATCCTAAGTCGTTCTCCGGGCAAAAAGCCGGGAATTTTAAAGGGATTACCAGCTCTTTGGATGTTTTCCCTACGGTTTTAAGCGTTTTGGAAACCGATTCCAAGCCGGATCTAGGGGGGAAGGATCTAAGCCATCTGCCGACCGGGGGGGATTGGGCCGAGGATAGAACGGTCTATTCGGAAACCGGGATCTGGTTCTCGGACCGAGGGGATCATTTCTTCCAAAAGGATCGGATCCGTTATCCGAACATTCTGGAATTGCATACGATCGATCCGGAGGACGGAAACAGCGTGACGGTTTCCGACTCCTATGCCAAGGAAACAGTCCTATTTTCGAAACATAGAATGATCCAGGACAGAAGCAGGAAGCTGATCTATGTGCCAGGCCCGGAAGGAGTGAAATATCTCTGTTACGATCGGAAGAAGGACCCTTGGAATACCCATCCTCTTCCCAACGGAGCCTGTGCCGATCTCAAGTCTCGATTAGAAATACTGCTTCTTAATTCCGGTAAATGGAAGAAGGCGGGAGAATATTTCCTGCCTAAGACAGGTTCCTAG
- a CDS encoding RsmD family RNA methyltransferase has protein sequence MKPKKGKGLRIQTGELKGRVIPSPVTPEGKSNFTPAIIKKSLFDILESLQLQGRLNLQDSAFIDMFAGSGQMGIESLSRGFARAVFLELAWDRYESLKGVLEKLGKPHLIMRKDALRFHSGLDIPETSKVYFMDPPYSFWEKKTQKLRTVVDEIIQNEPGTAAIIIQSPTPLDWEDFTSRSFGRNTLNVRILV, from the coding sequence ATGAAACCAAAGAAGGGGAAAGGGCTTCGGATCCAAACGGGAGAATTGAAGGGTAGAGTCATTCCTTCTCCAGTCACTCCGGAGGGTAAGAGTAATTTTACTCCTGCGATCATTAAGAAATCATTATTCGATATCCTGGAGTCCTTGCAATTGCAAGGCAGATTGAATCTGCAAGATTCTGCCTTTATCGATATGTTTGCCGGCTCCGGGCAGATGGGGATCGAGTCCTTGAGTAGAGGTTTTGCTCGGGCCGTCTTTCTGGAACTTGCCTGGGACCGCTACGAAAGTCTGAAAGGTGTCTTGGAAAAATTAGGCAAACCTCATCTAATCATGAGAAAGGACGCACTTCGGTTCCATTCGGGTCTGGATATTCCGGAGACTTCCAAGGTGTATTTCATGGATCCACCGTATTCTTTCTGGGAAAAGAAAACCCAGAAATTGAGAACGGTCGTGGACGAGATCATACAGAATGAGCCTGGGACTGCAGCGATCATCATTCAATCTCCGACTCCTTTGGATTGGGAAGATTTTACCTCTCGTTCTTTCGGAAGGAATACTTTGAATGTCCGCATTCTGGTCTAA